The proteins below are encoded in one region of Agelaius phoeniceus isolate bAgePho1 chromosome 33, bAgePho1.hap1, whole genome shotgun sequence:
- the LOC143696305 gene encoding LOW QUALITY PROTEIN: uncharacterized protein LOC143696305 (The sequence of the model RefSeq protein was modified relative to this genomic sequence to represent the inferred CDS: deleted 1 base in 1 codon) translates to MGISPQNPEISPQNPEISPQNVGISSQNSRTSSVNMGVSPQTLGISPQNSGISPQNSTTSPENVGVSPQNPRNSPQNPGISPQNPGISPQNAGISPLNLGISPQTPGISPQTPGISPQNAGISSQNSGISPQTPGISPQTPGISPQNVGISSQTPGISPQTPGISPQNSGISPLNPGISPQNSKFSPENSGVSPQNPRNSPQNPGISPQNSGISPQNSRIGPENVGISPPNPHDFPPRRSWPCPRAGDAVAVAASGGKDSTVLAHLLAQLNLRRRLGLRLALLGVDEGIEGYRDHALGVLRAVGRGLPLPLLLVSHRELFGWGVDELGPVLGGRSRCTVCGVFRRHALDRAAREMGADWIATGHNADDVAETVLMNFLRGDVARLRRAANEATLATNLNMAANLNMAATNVTMETNGATLATNLNMAATNLNMAANGATNVTMETNEATLATNLNMATTNGATMETNEATLATNLNMATTNLNMAANGATNVTMETNEATLATNLNMAANLNMAANGATNVTMETNEATLATNLNMAATNLNMAATNLNMATNGATMETNEATLATNLNMATNLNMATNLNMAATNGATNVTMDTNGATNVTMETNEATLATNLNMAANGATMETNEATMATNLTMATSKVTNITSGATNVTMETNEATMATKVTNEATLATNEVTVATNEVNMATNSTSEATMATNRTVATNEGSGATNENQTKPNEEPTEPNENSTKPNEEPTKPNENPTEPNENSTKPNRSPIKLSEDPTKLNESSMEPNESPLKPNKNSTQLKENPTEPKKNSTKPNDNPTKLNDDSTKPNKNPTRPNENPTKLNDKLTKPNKNPTKPNKNPTKPNKNPTQPTKNPTQPTNPSRSPSVATPWPTVPRLKPLRHASQKEIVLYAHFLGLPYASAECRHAPLAFRGHPRALLKDLEAARPAAVAALAHSGRRLALGAAPGAGAAPGACGRCGAAASGELCMACVLLAALDRGRPKLALGKRGVRVARDGGDGGGGGVVVKGSVVIGRVVKGSVVIGRVVKGSVATRMDVVVIGMGLVVTGVNVGKGVVAAGVVVKGSVVTRMELVVTRMEVVVIGRVMVKGLMVSGVVVKGSVATRMDVVANGRVMVKGVVVSGVVVKGVVAVGVVVKGSVVTRMELVVIGMVVKGLVATKIVVNGLVVTRMDVVVSGVVVKGVVVTRMDVVVTRMDVVVTGVVFKGVVAVGAVVKGSVVTSGLVRGSVVTTVSPRVLVALLSLLVALVSLRGLVALMALVSMVVSMVVALVFLKVLVALVSPLVSPVSGRWPPRWPWSCRALVAMVVAMVAMVVAMVAILVSPVVRPVAAPVAVELQGPGVHGGVHGGGPGGPGVRAVAAPVAVELQGPGVHDGGHGVHGVHGGVHGVPIGVRPVAAPVAVELQGPGVHGGVPGVHGGVPSVPVGVPGARPVAAPVAVELQGPGGDPGVPQRFGGPGVPSVRAVAAPVAVELQGRAGRSERRRLSAFGHGRRDPGGTRAGLGDIWDF, encoded by the exons ATGggaatttcaccccaaaacccagaaatttcaccccaaaacccagaaatttcaccccaaaatgtggGAATTTCGTCCCAAAACTCCAGAACTAGCTCTGTAAACATGGGAGTTTCGCCCCAAACCCTGGgcatttcaccccaaaactcgggaatttcaccccaaaactccacAACTAGCCCTGAAAACGTGGGAGTTTCGCCCCAAAACCCAAGaaattctccccaaaacccgggaatttctccccaaaacccaggaatttcaccccaaaatgcGGGAATTTCACCCCTAAACTTGGgaatttcaccccaaaccccaggaatttctccccaaaccccaggaatttcaccccaaaacgcGGGAATTTCGTCCCAAAACTCGGgaatttcaccccaaaccccaggaatttcaccccaaaccccggGCATTTCACCCCAAAACGTGGGAATTTCGTCCCAAACCCCGGGAATttctccccaaaccccaggaatttcaccccaaaactcgGGAATTTCACCCCTAAACCCAGGAATTTCGCCCCAAAACTCCAAATTTAGCCCTGAAAACTCGGGAGTTTCGCCCCAAAACCCAAGaaattctccccaaaacccaggaatttcaccccaaaactcgGGAATTTCGCCCCAAAACTCCAGAATTGGCCCTGAAAATGTGGGCATTtcgcccccaaacccccatgaTTTCCCCCCCCGGCGCTCCTGGCCGTGTCCCCGGGCGGGGGACGCGGTGGCCGTGGCCGCCTCGGGGGGCAAGGACAGCACGGTCCTGGCTCACCTGCTGGCCCAGCTGAACCTGCGGCGGCGCCTGGGGCTGCGCCTGGCGCTGCTGGGCGTGGACGAGGGCATCGAGGGCTACCGGGACCACGCCCTGGGCGTGCTCCGCGCCGTG GGGCGGGGGCTGCCCCTCCCCCTCCTGCTGGTCTCCCACCGGGAGCTCTTCGGGTGGGGCGTGGACGAGCTGGGCCCCGTCCTGGGCGGGCGCAGCCGCTGCACCGTGTGCGGGGTGTTCCGGAGACACGCGCTCGACAGGGCCGCCCGGGAGATGGGAGCCGACTGGATCGCCACTG GCCACAACGCCGATGACGTGGCCGAGACGGTGCTGATGAATTTCCTGCGCGGGGACGTGGCGCGGCTGCGGCGCGCGGCCAACGAGGCCACCCTGGCCACCAAC CTCAACATGGCCGCCAACCTCAACATGGCCGCCACCAACGTCACCATGGAGACCAACGGGGCCACCCTGGCCACCAACCTCAACATGGCCGCCACCAACCTCAACATGGCCGCCAACGGGGCCACCAACGTCACCATGGAGACCAACGAGGCCACCCTGGCCACCAACCTCAACATGGCCACCACCAACGGGGCCACCATGGAGACCAACGAGGCCACCCTGGCCACCAACCTCAACATGGCCACCACCAACCTCAACATGGCCGCCAACGGGGCCACCAATGTCACCATGGAGACCAACGAGGCCACCCTGGCCACCAACCTCAACATGGCCGCCAACCTCAACATGGCTGCCAACGGGGCCACCAACGTCACCATGGAGACCAACGAGGCCACCCTGGCCACCAACCTCAACATGGCCGCCACCAACCTCAACATGGCCGCCACCAACCTCAACATGGCCACCAACGGGGCCACCATGGAGACCAACGAGGCCACCCTGGCCACCAACCTCAACATGGCCACCAACCTCAACATGGCCACCAACCTCAACATGGCCGCCACCAACGGGGCCACCAACGTCACCATGGACACCAACGGGGCCACCAACGTCACCATGGAGACCAACGAGGCCACCCTGGCCACCAACCTCAACATGGCCGCCAACGGGGCCACCATGGAGACCAATGAGGCCACCATGGCCACCAACCTGACCATGGCCACCAGCAAGGTCACCAACATCACCAGTGGGGCCACCAATGTCACCATGGAGACCAACGAGGCCACCATGGCGACCAAGGTCACCAACGAGGCCACCCTGGCCACCAATGAGGTCACTGTGGCCACCAACGAGGTCAACATGGCCACCAACAGCACCAGTGAGGCCACCATGGCCACCAACAGGACGGTGGCCACCAATGAGGGCTCAGGGGCCACCAACGagaaccaaacaaaacccaacgaGGAACCAACGGAACCCAATGAGAACTCAACAAAGCCCAATGAGgaaccaacaaaacccaacgAGAACCCAACGGAACCCAACGAGAACTCAACAAAACCCAACAGGAGCCCAATAAAACTCAGCGAGGACCCAACGAAACTCAATGAGAGCTCAATGGAACCCAACGAGAGCCCATTAAAACCCAACAAGAACTCGACCCAACTCAAAGAGAACCCAACGGAACCCAAGAAGAACTCAACGAAACCCAACGACAACCCAACGAAACTCAACGACGACTCAACGAAACCCAACAAGAACCCAACGAGACCCAACGAGAACCCAACGAAACTCAACGACAAGTTGACAAAACCCAACAAgaacccaacaaaacccaacaagaACCCAACGAAACCCAACAAGAACCCAACGCAACCCACCAAGAACCCAACGCAACCCACCAACCCCTCCAGGAGCCCCAGCGTGGCCACCCCCTGGCCCACGGTGCCGCGGCTGAAGCCGCTGCGCCACGCGTCGCAGAAGGAGATCGTGCTCTACGCCCACTTCCTGGGGCTGCCCTACGCCAGCGCCGAGTGCCGCCACGCGCCGCTGGCGTTCCGCGGGCACCCGCGGGCGCTGCTGAAGGACCTGGaggcggcgcggccggcggcggtggcggcgctGGCGCACTCGGGGCGGCGCCTGGCGCTGGgggcggcgccgggggcgggggcggcgccgGGGGCGTGCGGGCGCTGCGGCGCCGCGGCCAGCGGGGAGCTGTGCATGGCCTGCGTCCTCCTGGCCGCGCTCGACAGGGGGAGGCCCAAGCTGGCGCTGGGCAAGAGAGGGGTCAGGGTGGCCAGAGATGGGGGGGACGGGGGTGGTGGCG GGGTGGTGGTCAAGGGGTCAGTGGTCATTGGGAGGGTGGTCAAGGGGTCAGTGGTCATTGGGAGGGTGGTCAAGGGGTCAGTGGCCACCAGGATGGACGTGGTGGTCATCGGGATGGGGTTGGTGGTCACTGGGGTGAATGTGGGCAAGGGGGTTGTGGCTGCAGGGGTGGTGGTCAAGGGGTCAGTGGTCACCAGGATGGAGTTGGTGGTCACCAGGATGGAGGTGGTGGTCATTGGGAGGGTGATGGTCAAAGGGTTGATGGTCAGTGGGGTGGTGGTCAAGGGGTCAGTGGCCACCAGGATGGACGTGGTGGCCAATGGGAGGGTGATGGTCAAAGGGGTGGTGGTCAGTGGGGTGGTGGTCAAGGGGGTTGTGGCTGTAGGGGTGGTGGTCAAGGGGTCAGTGGTCACCAGGATGGAGTTGGTGGTCATTGGGATGGTGGTCAAGGGGTTGGTGGCCACCAAGATTGTGGTCAATGGGTTGGTGGTCACCAGGATGGACGTGGTGGTCAGTGGGGTGGTGGTCAAGGGGGTTGTGGTCACCAGGATGGACGTGGTGGTCACCAGGATGGACGTGGTGGTCACTGGGGTGGTGTTCAAGGGGGTTGTGGCTGTAGGGGCAGTGGTCAAGGGGTCAGTGGTCACTTCAGGGCTGGTGAGGGGGAGCGTGGTGACCACGGTGTCCCCCAGAGTTCTggtggccctgctgtccctgttgGTGGCCCTGGTGTCCCTCAGAGGTTTGGTGGCCCTGATGGCCCTGGTGTCCATGGTGGTGTCCAtggtggtggccctggtgttccTCAAGGttctggtggccctggtgtccccgttggtgtccccagtgtccggCCGGTGGCCGCCCCGGTGGccgtggagctgcagggccctggtggccatggtggTGGCCATGGTGGCCATGGTGGTGGCCATGGTGGCCattttggtgtccccagt tgtccggCCGGTGGCCGCCCCGGTGGccgtggagctgcagggccctggtgTCCATGGTGGTGTCCATggtggtggccctggtggcccCGGTGTCCGGGCGGTGGCCGCCCCGGTGGccgtggagctgcagggccctggtgTCCATGATGGTGGCCATGGTGTCCATGGTGTCCATGGTGGTGTCCATGGTGTCCCCATTGGTGTCCGGCCGGTGGCCGCCCCGGTGGccgtggagctgcagggccctggtgTCCATggtggtgtccctggtgtccatggtggtgtccccagtgtccccgttGGTGTCCCCGGTGCCCGGCCGGTGGCCGCCCCGGTGGccgtggagctgcagggccctggtgGTGACCCTGGTGTCCCTCAGAGGTTTGGtggccctggtgtccccagtgtccggGCGGTGGCCGCCCCGGTGGccgtggagctgcagggccgggccgggcgctcGGAGCGGCGCCGCCTCAGCGCCTTCGGCCACGGCCGGAGAGACCCGGGGGGGACACGGGCGGGGCTGGGGGACATCTGGGACTTctga